The Cellulomonas wangleii genome includes a region encoding these proteins:
- a CDS encoding nuclease-related domain-containing protein — translation MGSVDLQSGEVVADDPVLEARVRRAAQAYLRSDVPELVLPVTSALASIDALEGVGPGAWPGEDEDHPRGERGSPVGSRLERLAEEGWQVLHDVPLGRQGTVVEHLLLGPGGIWTVTERRHPGSHVRVAGRTLQVDGRALPYLRDARLEAGRVQGLLQSAGCAGVSVRAVLVVTGDLDRDVQDPPQDALVVARHEVPNVFRRLPERLDPARVPAIAQVARRRTTWAR, via the coding sequence GTGGGTTCCGTCGACCTCCAGTCCGGCGAGGTCGTCGCGGACGACCCCGTCCTGGAGGCCAGGGTGCGACGCGCGGCGCAGGCGTACCTGCGCTCGGACGTCCCCGAGCTCGTGCTGCCCGTCACCTCCGCGCTCGCCTCGATCGACGCCCTCGAGGGCGTCGGCCCGGGGGCGTGGCCGGGCGAGGACGAGGACCATCCCCGCGGCGAGCGCGGCAGCCCGGTGGGCTCGCGGCTGGAGCGGCTCGCCGAGGAGGGCTGGCAGGTCCTGCACGACGTGCCGCTGGGGCGCCAGGGCACGGTCGTCGAGCACCTGCTGCTGGGGCCGGGCGGCATCTGGACCGTGACCGAGCGGCGCCACCCGGGCAGTCACGTGCGGGTCGCGGGGCGGACCCTGCAGGTGGACGGCCGTGCGCTGCCGTACCTGCGCGACGCGCGGCTCGAGGCGGGCCGGGTGCAGGGTCTGCTGCAGTCCGCCGGGTGCGCGGGGGTGAGCGTGCGTGCGGTGCTCGTGGTCACCGGTGACCTCGACCGCGACGTGCAGGACCCGCCGCAGGACGCGCTCGTGGTGGCGCGGCACGAGGTGCCGAACGTCTTCCGCCGGCTGCCCGAGCGGCTCGACCCGGCACGGGTCCCGGCCATCGCGCAGGTGGCCCGCCGCCGCACCACCTGGGCGCGCTGA
- the msrB gene encoding peptide-methionine (R)-S-oxide reductase MsrB yields MTDPRTYPVTKSDEQWALELEPQEFAVLRRAGTERAWTGELLDEHRAGVYRCRACGNELFRSDTKFDSHCGWPSFFSPLAGDRVELLTDRSHGMVRTEVRCARCGSHLGHVFDDAPQTPTGDRFCMNSVSLTFEPAGASPGDAGPTAG; encoded by the coding sequence GTGACCGACCCCCGCACGTACCCCGTCACCAAGTCCGACGAGCAGTGGGCGCTCGAGCTCGAGCCCCAGGAGTTCGCGGTGCTGCGCCGCGCCGGCACGGAGCGGGCGTGGACCGGTGAGCTGCTCGACGAGCACCGCGCGGGCGTGTACCGGTGCCGCGCGTGCGGCAACGAGCTGTTCCGCTCCGACACCAAGTTCGACTCGCACTGCGGGTGGCCCAGCTTCTTCTCCCCGCTGGCCGGCGACAGGGTGGAGCTGCTGACCGACCGCAGCCACGGCATGGTGCGCACCGAGGTCCGCTGCGCGCGCTGCGGGTCGCACCTGGGGCACGTGTTCGACGACGCCCCGCAGACCCCCACGGGCGACCGGTTCTGCATGAACTCCGTCAGCCTGACGTTCGAGCCGGCGGGCGCGTCCCCCGGTGACGCGGGGCCGACCGCCGGCTGA
- a CDS encoding putative bifunctional diguanylate cyclase/phosphodiesterase, giving the protein MSLVGMVLVGVALVLVTSTQLRGQALRDGTGSATRVAVYAAGVVPSSAFATGVLSTAEQAAVATATRGFDDELVELRLWSADGRLMYSSDAATTGLPHAERLARVMQSGTPDALVQPDVRAGRASNDQRTVLDVYVPVTLADTATPDARSGVSPDDRVGAAEVMLDRTATQETLRSTTRTVGLVVVGSLALLWLLLFRIVHATSRRLRTTALENARLALLDSLTGLPNRRLLSDQMQRAIDRVADEGARVGLILLDIDRFKDINDTLGHDHGDELLQQVAERLRHALRDDDVVARLGGDEFAILLPDVRTVANAERLARRVRGLFAQPFELTDIALHVETSVGVACLPDHAADASSLMRTADIAMYAAKHHRAGVSVYSPDADDSSPARLVLLGELHRALGERPDDRPAQLEMHYQPKIELASQRTVGLEALIRWRHPTRGLLPPGVFVPLAEQSGLIHRVTTFALEESVRQLARWQEQGHQVPVAVNLSAHDVVSPAVVDTIERLLAEHGVAPSLLEVEITETALVADPSRVVPVLERLQALGVAVAIDDFGTGTTSISQLRDLPVAELKIDRLFVADLGEGGRAGSEVVVQAMVDLAHSFGLRVVAEGVEDEATARTLARLEVDRAQGYLWARPAPAGDVHPPGTPALHPIG; this is encoded by the coding sequence GTGAGCCTCGTCGGGATGGTGCTGGTGGGCGTGGCGCTGGTGCTGGTGACGTCCACGCAGCTGCGGGGGCAGGCGCTGCGCGACGGCACCGGCTCGGCCACGCGCGTCGCGGTGTACGCCGCGGGTGTGGTGCCCTCCTCGGCGTTCGCCACCGGCGTGCTGTCCACCGCCGAGCAGGCGGCCGTGGCGACGGCCACCCGCGGGTTCGACGACGAGCTCGTCGAGCTGCGGCTGTGGAGCGCCGACGGGCGGCTCATGTACTCGTCGGACGCGGCAACCACCGGCCTGCCGCACGCGGAACGCCTGGCCCGTGTCATGCAGTCGGGCACGCCGGACGCCCTGGTCCAGCCCGACGTGCGCGCCGGGCGCGCGTCCAACGACCAGCGCACCGTCCTCGACGTCTACGTGCCGGTGACGCTGGCCGACACGGCGACACCCGACGCCCGGTCCGGCGTCAGCCCCGACGACCGGGTGGGCGCGGCGGAGGTCATGCTCGACCGCACGGCCACCCAGGAGACGCTGCGCTCGACGACGCGCACCGTCGGCCTCGTCGTCGTCGGCAGCCTGGCGCTGCTGTGGCTGCTGCTGTTCCGCATCGTGCACGCGACGTCACGCCGGCTGCGCACGACCGCGCTGGAGAACGCGCGCCTCGCCCTGCTCGACTCCCTGACGGGGCTGCCCAACCGCCGACTGCTGTCCGACCAGATGCAGCGCGCGATCGACCGCGTCGCCGACGAGGGGGCCCGCGTCGGGCTGATCCTGCTCGACATCGACCGGTTCAAGGACATCAACGACACCCTGGGGCACGACCACGGCGACGAGCTGCTGCAGCAGGTGGCCGAGCGGCTGCGCCACGCGCTGCGGGACGACGACGTGGTGGCGCGCCTCGGCGGCGACGAGTTCGCGATCCTGCTGCCCGACGTGCGGACGGTCGCCAACGCCGAGCGCCTGGCGCGGCGCGTGCGGGGCCTGTTCGCCCAGCCGTTCGAGCTCACCGACATCGCCCTGCACGTCGAGACGTCCGTGGGGGTGGCGTGCCTGCCGGACCACGCGGCCGACGCCTCCTCGCTCATGCGCACCGCGGACATCGCGATGTACGCCGCCAAGCACCACCGCGCCGGCGTCAGCGTGTACTCGCCCGACGCGGACGACTCGTCCCCGGCCCGCCTGGTGCTCCTCGGTGAGCTGCACCGGGCGCTCGGGGAGCGTCCCGACGACCGGCCGGCGCAGCTCGAGATGCACTACCAGCCCAAGATCGAGCTGGCCTCGCAGCGCACCGTCGGCCTGGAGGCGCTGATCCGCTGGCGCCACCCGACCCGCGGCCTGCTGCCGCCGGGCGTCTTCGTGCCGCTGGCCGAGCAGTCCGGCCTCATCCACCGTGTCACGACGTTCGCGCTCGAGGAGTCGGTGCGCCAGCTCGCGCGCTGGCAGGAGCAGGGGCACCAGGTCCCGGTGGCGGTCAACCTGTCCGCGCACGACGTCGTGAGCCCTGCCGTGGTCGACACGATCGAGCGGCTCCTCGCGGAGCACGGCGTGGCGCCCTCGCTGCTCGAGGTCGAGATCACGGAGACGGCGCTCGTCGCGGACCCCTCGCGCGTGGTCCCCGTGCTGGAGCGCCTGCAGGCGCTGGGCGTGGCCGTCGCGATCGACGACTTCGGCACGGGGACGACCTCGATCTCCCAGCTGCGCGACCTGCCGGTGGCCGAGTTGAAGATCGACCGCCTCTTCGTCGCCGACCTGGGCGAGGGCGGCCGGGCGGGGTCGGAGGTCGTGGTGCAGGCCATGGTGGACCTCGCGCACTCGTTCGGGCTGCGCGTGGTCGCCGAGGGCGTCGAGGACGAGGCGACGGCCCGCACCCTGGCCCGCCTCGAGGTCGACCGTGCGCAGGGCTACCTGTGGGCCCGGCCGGCCCCGGCCGGCGACGTGCACCCGCCCGGCACCCCCGCGCTTCACCCCATCGGGTGA
- a CDS encoding TasA family protein — protein sequence MMDELLEEMIDPAPSRQDVARHRRAWATGSILVLAAVGVTSLTTSALFTDQDTLPGALRTGTLVLAAEGASFEMPMGGLAPGGTVVAPVTVRNTGSLELRYAVSLSAAQGADDAADLTTQLRTRILQDATCTLTSVEDALVLGDSLELVEREFGLPGAVTPIVGSPTPGAQTGDRVLAAVTGAETLCVRVDMSRDAGNEYQSTTAALTFQVDSEQTVNN from the coding sequence ATGATGGACGAGCTGCTCGAGGAGATGATCGACCCCGCGCCGTCGCGGCAGGACGTCGCACGGCACCGGCGCGCGTGGGCCACCGGCTCGATCCTCGTGCTCGCCGCCGTGGGCGTGACGTCGCTGACCACGTCGGCGCTGTTCACCGACCAGGACACGCTGCCCGGTGCGCTACGGACGGGCACCCTGGTGCTCGCCGCCGAGGGCGCGTCGTTCGAGATGCCCATGGGCGGGCTGGCGCCGGGCGGCACCGTGGTCGCGCCCGTGACCGTGCGCAACACCGGGTCGCTGGAGCTGCGGTACGCCGTGAGCCTGTCGGCGGCGCAGGGCGCGGACGACGCCGCGGACCTCACCACCCAGCTGCGCACGCGCATCCTCCAGGACGCCACGTGCACGCTCACGAGCGTCGAGGACGCCCTCGTGCTCGGGGACTCCCTCGAGCTGGTGGAGCGGGAGTTCGGCCTTCCGGGGGCGGTGACGCCGATCGTGGGCAGCCCGACGCCCGGCGCACAGACGGGTGACCGCGTCCTGGCCGCGGTCACGGGCGCGGAGACGCTGTGCGTCCGCGTCGACATGTCGCGCGACGCGGGCAACGAGTACCAGAGCACGACCGCCGCGCTGACGTTCCAGGTCGACTCCGAGCAGACGGTCAACAACTGA
- a CDS encoding S24/S26 family peptidase, producing the protein MNATTTTRPLVERRAPRATVRPRVPWWRRATGVALWAVVAVGVVAYLVSLAVPLWFQAQGERLLIVTSGSMAPQFLAGDVVVLHAVTEPSELKPGLIVTFQPVGSAGLVTHRIVSLHNLPAMQEVDDGSGRMEPLLEPDGSPVLQAYIRTQGDANPAPDANATPVERVRGVVLDVHRGWGSLLTWATSAQGRAVMLVPPLLALATLEVISVVETRRARPVRAHHEDRRVDAFVGE; encoded by the coding sequence GTGAACGCCACGACGACCACCCGGCCTCTCGTCGAGCGCCGCGCCCCCCGGGCGACGGTGCGCCCGCGCGTGCCGTGGTGGCGCCGGGCGACGGGCGTGGCGCTGTGGGCGGTGGTCGCCGTGGGCGTCGTGGCGTACCTCGTCTCGCTGGCCGTGCCGCTGTGGTTCCAGGCGCAGGGCGAGCGGCTGCTCATCGTCACCTCGGGGTCGATGGCCCCGCAGTTCCTGGCGGGCGACGTGGTGGTGCTGCACGCGGTGACGGAGCCGTCGGAGCTCAAGCCGGGCCTCATCGTGACGTTCCAGCCGGTGGGATCCGCCGGCCTCGTCACGCACCGCATCGTGTCGTTGCACAACCTGCCGGCGATGCAGGAGGTCGACGACGGCTCGGGGCGGATGGAGCCCCTGCTCGAGCCCGACGGCTCGCCGGTGCTGCAGGCGTACATCCGCACGCAGGGCGACGCCAACCCCGCGCCCGACGCCAACGCGACGCCGGTCGAGCGGGTGCGGGGGGTGGTGCTGGACGTGCACCGCGGCTGGGGCTCGCTGCTCACGTGGGCGACGTCGGCCCAGGGCCGTGCCGTGATGCTGGTGCCGCCGCTGCTGGCGCTGGCGACGCTCGAGGTGATCTCGGTCGTCGAGACGCGCCGGGCACGGCCGGTGCGTGCCCACCACGAGGACCGGAGGGTCGATGCGTTCGTCGGCGAGTGA
- a CDS encoding LLM class flavin-dependent oxidoreductase: MQFGIFSVGDVTTDPTTGRTPDDTERVRAMLTIAEHADAAGLDVFATGEHHNPPFVPSSPTTMLGYLAGRTKNIVLSTATTLITTNDPVRLAEEYAMLQVIADGRMDLMMGRGNTGPVYPWFGKDIRQGIPLAIENYALLRRLWEEDVVDWSGKFRTPLQGFTSTPRPLDGVAPFVWHGSIRSPEIAEQAAYYGDGFLHNAIFWPMEHTAQMVSFYRQRYEHHGHGRADQAIVGLGGQVFMRKNSQDAWDEFRPYFDNAPVYGHGPSMEDFTRETPLTVGSPQQVIDRYGAFWEQVGHYQRQLFLMDHAGLPLKTVLEQIDILAEDVVPVLRREAESRRPADVPANPPTHAERVAAARAAGQQAAQPVAAADHWTGRTAEDDLAAADAATR; the protein is encoded by the coding sequence ATGCAGTTCGGGATCTTCTCCGTCGGAGACGTCACGACGGACCCCACGACCGGCCGGACCCCCGACGACACCGAGCGCGTGCGCGCCATGCTGACGATCGCCGAGCACGCGGACGCCGCCGGGCTCGACGTCTTCGCCACCGGTGAGCACCACAACCCGCCGTTCGTGCCGTCGTCCCCCACGACCATGCTCGGCTACCTCGCCGGCCGCACCAAGAACATCGTGCTGTCGACCGCGACCACCCTCATCACCACCAACGACCCCGTCCGCCTGGCCGAGGAGTACGCGATGCTCCAGGTCATCGCCGACGGGCGCATGGACCTCATGATGGGCCGCGGCAACACCGGCCCGGTCTACCCGTGGTTCGGCAAGGACATCCGCCAGGGCATCCCGCTCGCGATCGAGAACTACGCCCTGCTGCGGCGCCTCTGGGAGGAGGACGTCGTCGACTGGAGCGGGAAGTTCCGCACACCCCTGCAGGGATTCACGTCCACGCCGCGCCCGCTCGACGGCGTCGCGCCGTTCGTCTGGCACGGGTCGATCCGCTCCCCCGAGATCGCCGAGCAGGCCGCGTACTACGGCGACGGGTTCCTGCACAACGCGATCTTCTGGCCCATGGAGCACACCGCGCAGATGGTGAGCTTCTACCGGCAGCGGTACGAGCACCACGGGCACGGCCGTGCCGACCAGGCGATCGTCGGGCTCGGCGGCCAGGTGTTCATGCGGAAGAACAGCCAGGACGCCTGGGACGAGTTCCGCCCCTACTTCGACAACGCGCCCGTCTACGGGCACGGGCCGTCGATGGAGGACTTCACGCGCGAGACGCCGCTGACCGTCGGCAGCCCGCAGCAGGTCATCGACCGGTACGGCGCCTTCTGGGAGCAGGTCGGTCACTACCAGCGCCAGCTGTTCCTCATGGACCACGCCGGCCTGCCGCTCAAGACCGTGCTGGAGCAGATCGACATCCTCGCCGAGGACGTCGTGCCCGTGCTGCGCCGCGAGGCCGAGTCGCGCCGCCCCGCGGACGTGCCGGCGAACCCCCCGACGCACGCCGAGCGCGTGGCCGCCGCCCGCGCCGCGGGGCAGCAGGCCGCACAGCCCGTCGCGGCCGCCGACCACTGGACCGGCCGCACCGCCGAGGACGACCTCGCCGCGGCGGACGCCGCCACCCGCTGA
- a CDS encoding CE1759 family FMN reductase: MPSRSLVVVSGGLSQPSSTRLLADRLTEATVADLAARGIDTVVEVVELRPLAHDVVDMTLTGYARPELAAAQSALAGADGVVAVSPVYAASYAGLFKSFVDVLDPQALRATPVLLGATGGTVRHSLALEHALRPLFAYLQADVVPTTVFAATDDWADAGTEQVSPLPARIRRAAGELAARVAAREPVARGGLYDAVPSFEEMLGGA; the protein is encoded by the coding sequence ATGCCGTCCCGTTCCCTCGTCGTCGTCTCCGGCGGCCTGTCGCAGCCGTCGTCGACGCGCCTGCTCGCCGACCGGCTGACCGAGGCCACCGTCGCCGACCTCGCCGCCCGGGGCATCGACACCGTCGTCGAGGTCGTCGAGCTGCGCCCGCTCGCCCACGACGTCGTCGACATGACGCTGACGGGCTACGCCCGCCCCGAGCTCGCCGCCGCCCAGAGCGCGCTCGCGGGTGCCGACGGGGTCGTCGCCGTCTCCCCCGTGTACGCCGCGTCCTACGCGGGGCTCTTCAAGTCGTTCGTCGACGTGCTGGACCCGCAGGCGCTGCGCGCCACGCCCGTGCTGCTGGGCGCCACCGGCGGCACCGTGCGCCACTCGCTGGCGCTCGAGCACGCGCTGCGCCCGCTCTTCGCGTACCTCCAGGCGGACGTGGTCCCGACCACCGTGTTCGCGGCCACCGACGACTGGGCCGACGCCGGCACCGAGCAGGTCTCACCGCTGCCGGCACGCATCCGGCGGGCGGCGGGCGAGCTCGCGGCGCGCGTCGCGGCCCGCGAGCCGGTCGCCCGCGGCGGGCTCTACGACGCCGTGCCGTCGTTCGAGGAGATGCTCGGCGGCGCCTGA
- a CDS encoding iron-sulfur cluster assembly accessory protein — MLTLTENARTAVETLTSRAGLPDEGGLRIAEQESGGFELALVAGPDPGDDVVAQGDARVYVDPRASRTLAAQQLDVEASGTGTSFTLTPQ; from the coding sequence GTGCTCACCCTGACCGAGAACGCCCGCACCGCCGTCGAGACCCTCACCAGCCGCGCCGGCCTGCCCGACGAGGGCGGCCTTCGCATCGCCGAGCAGGAGTCGGGAGGCTTCGAGCTCGCGCTCGTGGCCGGCCCGGACCCCGGTGACGACGTCGTGGCGCAGGGCGACGCCCGCGTCTACGTGGACCCCCGCGCGTCACGGACGCTCGCCGCCCAGCAGCTGGACGTCGAGGCGTCGGGCACCGGGACGTCGTTCACGTTGACGCCGCAGTGA
- a CDS encoding endonuclease/exonuclease/phosphatase family protein, protein MRLATFNILHGRSLVDGRVDLDRFADAVRRLDADVLALQEVDRAQTRSHGADLTAVAADAMGASHHRFVATLHGEPGLWVAGTGEEQPDIAAYGIALLSRRPVVAWHVLTLPTLRRRAPVRFPGARWPAFVRDEPRTALAAVVEDDRGPLTVVGTHLTFIPGWNVRQLRHLVRVARTLPGPTVVMGDLNLAGEQPARLSGLRSLVVADTFPVAEPVRQLDHVLAGPGLRAAGGGEALDLGLSDHRALVVDITR, encoded by the coding sequence GTGCGGCTCGCGACCTTCAACATCCTGCACGGGCGCTCGCTCGTGGACGGGCGGGTCGACCTGGACCGGTTCGCCGACGCCGTGCGGCGGCTCGACGCGGACGTCCTGGCCCTGCAGGAGGTGGACCGCGCGCAGACCCGCTCGCACGGGGCGGACCTCACCGCCGTGGCGGCCGACGCCATGGGCGCCTCCCACCACCGGTTCGTCGCCACCCTGCACGGGGAGCCCGGCCTGTGGGTGGCCGGCACGGGAGAGGAGCAGCCCGACATTGCGGCGTACGGGATCGCGCTGCTGTCCCGCCGGCCCGTCGTGGCGTGGCACGTGCTGACGCTGCCGACGCTGCGCCGTCGCGCACCCGTGCGGTTCCCCGGTGCCCGCTGGCCCGCGTTCGTGCGCGACGAGCCGCGCACGGCGCTCGCGGCGGTCGTCGAGGACGACCGGGGCCCGTTGACCGTGGTCGGCACGCACCTGACCTTCATCCCCGGGTGGAACGTGCGCCAGCTGCGTCACCTGGTGCGGGTGGCGCGCACCCTGCCCGGTCCCACGGTGGTCATGGGCGACCTCAACCTGGCCGGGGAGCAGCCCGCGCGCCTGTCCGGTCTGCGCTCGCTGGTGGTGGCGGACACCTTCCCGGTCGCCGAGCCGGTGCGGCAGCTCGACCACGTGCTGGCCGGCCCGGGGCTGCGGGCGGCCGGTGGCGGGGAGGCGCTCGACCTCGGCCTGTCCGACCACCGGGCGCTCGTCGTCGACATCACGCGCTGA
- a CDS encoding nucleotidyltransferase family protein encodes MPQTPTPTDAPPPLTGAAPAPLPVPAGAATPDDRAALQDGLRRTAVALLEADIPFALVGGYAAWARGAPEPSHDADFAVAEDDVDAARAALAAAGLDVQQPAENWLFKAYHHGQLVDVIFRMVGEPVTHEQLARADQLEVLAVRMPVMPATDIISAKMRVLGEHYCDFTWLLPMARALREQIDWDQVRQDIAGQPYARAFMYLADELGLTGHPGERLEAGPGRTGPGSEE; translated from the coding sequence ATGCCCCAGACCCCGACACCGACGGACGCCCCGCCGCCCCTCACCGGTGCCGCCCCGGCGCCGCTGCCCGTACCGGCCGGCGCCGCGACCCCGGACGACCGTGCCGCCCTGCAGGACGGACTGCGCCGCACGGCGGTCGCCCTGCTGGAGGCGGACATCCCGTTCGCCCTGGTGGGCGGGTACGCGGCCTGGGCGCGCGGCGCACCGGAGCCGAGCCACGACGCGGACTTCGCGGTCGCGGAGGACGACGTGGACGCGGCCCGCGCGGCCCTGGCCGCCGCGGGCCTGGACGTGCAGCAGCCCGCCGAGAACTGGCTGTTCAAGGCCTACCACCACGGCCAGCTCGTCGACGTGATCTTCCGGATGGTCGGCGAGCCCGTGACCCACGAGCAGCTGGCCCGGGCCGACCAGCTCGAGGTGCTGGCGGTCCGGATGCCCGTGATGCCGGCCACCGACATCATCTCGGCCAAGATGCGCGTGCTCGGTGAGCACTACTGCGACTTCACGTGGCTGCTGCCCATGGCACGTGCGCTGCGCGAGCAGATCGACTGGGACCAGGTCCGGCAGGACATCGCGGGCCAGCCGTACGCGCGGGCGTTCATGTACCTCGCGGACGAGCTGGGCCTGACCGGCCACCCCGGCGAGCGGCTCGAGGCCGGCCCCGGACGCACCGGCCCCGGCTCGGAGGAGTAG
- a CDS encoding MmcQ/YjbR family DNA-binding protein — translation MDVDHVRRLALDLPEVGERLSWGEPAWFHRRLVARMWDAHRLTVHVEDDGERRALAAEDPAVYSTTDHHRGTDLLLVDLRVADGALVGSLLRESWWWAAPAVLRRRHPGLGPPAGGPG, via the coding sequence ATGGACGTCGACCACGTGCGACGGCTCGCGCTGGACCTGCCTGAGGTGGGCGAGCGGCTGAGCTGGGGCGAGCCCGCCTGGTTCCACCGCCGGCTGGTGGCACGCATGTGGGACGCCCACCGTCTGACGGTGCACGTGGAGGACGACGGGGAGCGCCGGGCGCTCGCCGCCGAGGACCCCGCCGTGTACTCCACGACCGACCACCACCGCGGGACGGACCTGCTGCTCGTCGACCTGCGGGTGGCGGACGGTGCGCTCGTGGGGTCCCTGCTGCGGGAGTCGTGGTGGTGGGCGGCGCCGGCCGTGCTGCGGCGCCGCCACCCGGGGCTCGGCCCGCCGGCGGGTGGGCCTGGCTGA
- a CDS encoding ABC transporter ATP-binding protein — MVAAPSPPETPTAAAEPDGRRRLRILLELVRPHRRTLGTGLLLGLAGTGLSLATPMVTKWVLDTLGTGESLARPVGWLLALFAVGSVVGYAQWVLMGTLAERIVLDARESLVRRYLRATVAAVTGRPTGELVTRVTSDTVLLREATSSSIVGLVNGVVALVGTLVLMGVLDRVLLGTTIAAIVVVGALMAVLLPGIGAAERASQEALGTLGGTLEGSLRAVRTVKSSRAEDRQAATVLGAAREARDHAVRAVRTAAVAWSVSWGGIQLAIIVILGLGAWRVGQGELAVSSLVAFLLYAFNIVGPITDLTQSLTQLQSGIAAAGRISEVAAMDVEPQAASAPVPARPAPDGPDGVHVIELRDVTAAYGPGLPPAVRELSLTVPRHGHTALVGPSGAGKTTVFSLLLRFLEPQSGQLLLDGRPYAGWSHADVRSRFAYVEQETPVVPGTIRDNLLFSNPAATDEELRRALAAVRLDGAFDALPDGLDTRLTETSVSGGQRQRIALARALLCRPQVMLLDEATAQVDGLTEAAVHDAIRVLATTGAVVTVAHRLSTVVDADTILVLEDGRVRARGTHAELLASDQLYRDLVEALRITDVPADADVG, encoded by the coding sequence ATGGTCGCCGCACCGTCACCGCCCGAGACGCCCACCGCCGCAGCCGAGCCGGACGGGCGCCGCCGCCTGCGCATCCTGCTCGAGCTGGTCCGGCCCCACCGACGCACCCTCGGCACGGGCCTCCTGCTCGGCCTCGCCGGCACCGGCCTCTCCCTGGCCACCCCCATGGTCACCAAGTGGGTCCTCGACACGCTCGGGACGGGTGAGTCCCTGGCGCGGCCCGTCGGGTGGCTGCTGGCGCTGTTCGCCGTCGGGTCGGTGGTGGGGTACGCCCAGTGGGTCCTCATGGGGACGCTGGCCGAGCGGATCGTCCTCGACGCGCGCGAGTCGCTCGTGCGCCGCTACCTGCGGGCCACGGTCGCGGCCGTCACGGGCCGCCCCACCGGCGAGCTCGTCACCCGCGTCACCTCGGACACCGTCCTGCTGCGCGAGGCGACGTCGTCCAGCATCGTCGGGCTCGTCAACGGGGTGGTGGCGCTCGTCGGCACCCTCGTCCTCATGGGCGTGCTCGACCGCGTGCTCCTCGGCACGACCATCGCCGCGATCGTCGTCGTGGGCGCGCTCATGGCCGTGCTCCTGCCCGGCATCGGCGCCGCCGAGCGGGCCTCCCAGGAGGCCCTGGGCACGCTCGGCGGCACGCTGGAGGGGTCGCTGCGGGCCGTCCGCACGGTCAAGTCCAGCCGCGCGGAGGACCGCCAGGCGGCCACCGTCCTCGGCGCCGCGCGCGAGGCGCGCGACCACGCGGTGCGCGCGGTGCGGACCGCCGCGGTCGCGTGGAGCGTGTCGTGGGGCGGCATCCAGCTCGCCATCATCGTCATCCTGGGGCTCGGCGCGTGGCGCGTCGGCCAGGGCGAGCTCGCCGTCTCCAGCCTCGTGGCATTCCTGCTCTACGCCTTCAACATCGTCGGGCCCATCACCGACCTCACGCAGTCCCTGACGCAGCTGCAGTCCGGGATCGCGGCGGCGGGGCGCATCAGCGAGGTGGCCGCGATGGACGTGGAGCCGCAGGCGGCGAGCGCGCCGGTGCCCGCACGCCCCGCGCCGGACGGCCCCGACGGCGTCCACGTCATCGAGCTGCGCGACGTCACGGCCGCCTACGGTCCGGGCCTGCCCCCGGCAGTGCGCGAGCTGTCGCTGACGGTCCCGCGGCACGGGCACACGGCGCTCGTCGGGCCGTCCGGTGCAGGCAAGACGACGGTGTTCTCGCTGCTGCTGCGGTTCCTGGAGCCGCAGTCGGGGCAGCTGCTGCTGGACGGGCGTCCGTACGCCGGCTGGAGCCACGCCGACGTGCGCTCCCGCTTCGCGTACGTCGAGCAGGAGACCCCCGTCGTGCCGGGCACGATCCGCGACAACCTGCTGTTCAGCAACCCGGCCGCGACCGACGAGGAGCTGCGCCGGGCGCTCGCGGCGGTACGCCTCGACGGCGCCTTCGACGCGCTTCCCGACGGGCTGGACACCCGGCTGACGGAGACGTCCGTCTCCGGTGGACAGCGTCAGCGCATCGCGCTCGCCCGCGCGCTGCTGTGCCGCCCGCAGGTGATGCTGCTGGACGAGGCGACGGCGCAGGTCGACGGACTCACGGAGGCCGCGGTGCACGACGCGATCCGCGTGCTGGCGACCACCGGCGCCGTCGTGACGGTCGCGCACCGGCTGTCCACCGTCGTGGACGCGGACACGATCCTCGTGCTGGAGGACGGCAGGGTCCGCGCACGGGGGACCCACGCCGAGCTTCTCGCGTCGGACCAGCTGTACCGGGACCTCGTGGAGGCGCTGCGGATCACCGATGTCCCCGCGGACGCCGACGTCGGGTGA